The nucleotide sequence ataaagtcgaatttagttcccgaccataggtcgtagcatacattttttgactgattcaatcaaaaatatatcaaaatagcatcatccatcgctgagttaaattttattttgtaaaatggatcaagactgaaacattaagacatcaaacttaaaattttgcagtacacgtatagaaaataaagtcgaatttagttcccgagcataggtcgtagcatacattttctgactgattcaatcaaaaatatatcaaaatagcatcatccatcgctgagttaaattttattttgtaaaatggatcaagactgaaacattaagacatcaaacttaaaattttgcagtacacgtatagaaaataaagtcgaatttagttcccgaccataggtcgtagcatacattttttgactgattcaatcaaaaatatatcaaaatagcatcatccatcgctgagttaaattttattttgtaaaatggatcaagaccgaaacattaagacatcaaacttaaaattttgcagtacacgtatagaaaataaagtcgaatttagttcccgagcataggtcgtagcatacattttctgactgattcaatcaaaaatatatcaaaatagcatcatccatcgctgagttaaattttattttgtaaaatggatcaagactgaaacattaagacatcaaacttaaaattttgcagtacacgtatagaaaataaagtcgaatttagttcccgagcataggtcgtagcatacattttctgactgattcaatcaaaaatatatcaaaatagcatcatccatcgctgagttaaattttattttgtaaaatggatcaagactgaaacattaagacatcaaacttaaaattttgcagtacacgtatagaaaataaagtcgaatttagttcccgagcataggtcgtagcatacattttctgactgattcaatcaaaaatatatcaaaatagcatcatccatcgctgagttaaattttattttgtaaaatggatcaagactgaaacattaagacatcaaacttaaaattttgcagtacacgtagagaaaataaagtcgaatttagttcccgagcataggtcgtagcatacattttctgactgattcaatcaaaaatatatcaaaatagcatcatccatcgctgagttaaattttattttgtaaaatggatcaagactgaaacattaagacatcaaacttaaaattttgcagtacacgtatagaaaataaagtcgaatttagttcccgagcataggtcgtagcatacattttctgactgattcaatcaaaaatatatcaaaatagcatcatccatcgctgagttaaattttattttgtaaaatggatcaagactgaaacattaagacatcaaacttaaaattttgcagaacacgtatagaaaataaagtcgaatttagttcccgaccataggtcgtagcatacattttctgactgattcaatcaaaaatatatcaaaatagcatcatccatcgctgagttaaattttattttgtaaaatggatcaagactgaaacattaagacatcaaacttaaaattttgcagtacacgtatagaaaataaagtcgaatttagttcccgagcataggtcgtagcatacattttctgactgattcaatcaaaaatatatcaaaatagcatcatccatcgctgagttaaattttattttgtaaaatggatcaagactgaaacattaagacatcaaacttaaaattttgcagtacacgtatagaaaataaagtcgaatttagttcccgaccataggtcgtagcatacattttttgactgattcaatcaaaaatatatcaaaatagcatcatccatcgctgagttaaattttattttgtaaaatggatcaagaccgaaacattaagacatcaaacttaaaattttgcagtacacgtatagaaaataaagtcgaatttagttcccgagcataggtcgtagcatacattttctgactgattcaatcaaaaatatatcaaaatagcatcatccatcgctgagttaaattttattttgtaaaatggatcaagactgaaacattaagacatcaaacttaaaattttgcagaacacgtatagaaaataaagtcgaatttagttcccgaccataggtcgtagcatacattttttgactgattcaatcaaaaatatatcaaaatagcatcatccatcgctgagttaaattttattttgtaaaatggatcaagactgaaacattaagacatcaaacttaaaattttgcagtacacgtagagaaaataaagtcgaatttagttcccgagcataggtcgtagcatacattttctgactgattcaatcaaaaatatatcaaaatagcatcatccatcgctgagttaaattttattttgtaaaatggatcaagactgaaacattaagacatcaaacttaaaattttgcagtacacgtatagaaaataaagtcgaatttagttcccgagcataggtcgtagcatacattttctgactgattcaatcaaaaatatatcaaaatagcatcatccatcgctgagttaaattttattttgtaaaatggatcaagaccgaaacattaagacatcaaacttaaaattttgcagtacacgtatagaaaataaagtcgaatttagttcccgagcataggtcgtagcatacattttctgactgattcaatcaaaaatatatcaaaatagcatcatccatcgctgagttaaattttattttgtaaaatggatcaagactgaaacattaagacatcaaacttaaaattttgcagaacacgtatagaaaataaagtcgaatttagttcccgaccataggtcgtagcatacattttttgactgattcaatcaaaaatatatcaaaatagcatcatccatcgctgagttaaattttattttgtaaaatggatcaagactgaaacattaagacatcaaacttaaaattttgcagtacacgtatagaaaataaagtcgaatttagttcccgagcataggtcgtagcatacattttctgactgattcaatcaaaaatatatcaaaatagcatcatccatcgctgagttaaattttattttgtaaaatggatcaagactgaaacattaagacatcaaacttaaaattttgcagaacacgtatagaaaataaagtcgaatttagttcccgagcataggtcgtagcatacattttctgactgattcaatcaaaaatatatcaaaatagcatcatccatcgctgagttaaattttattttgtaaaatggatcaagactgaaacattaagacatcaaacttaaaattttgcagaacacgtatagaaaataaagtcgaatttagttcccgagcataggtcgtagcatacattttctgactgattcaatcaaaaatatatcaaaatagcatcatccatcgctgagttaaattttattttgtaaaatggatcaagactgaaacattaagacatcaaacttaaaattttgcagaacacgtatagaaaataaagtcgaatttagttcccgagcataggtcgtagcatacattttctgactgattcaatcaaaaatatatcaaaatagcatcatccatcgctgagttaaattttattttgtaaaatggatcaagactgaaacattaagacatcaaacttaaaattttgcagaacacgtatagaaaataaagtcgaatttagttcccgaccataggtcgtagcatacattttttgactgattcaatcaaaaatatatcaaaatagcatcatccatcgctgagttaaattttattttgtaaaatggatcaagactgaaacattaagacatcaaacttaaaattttgcagtacacgtatagaaaataaagtcgaatttagttcccgagcataggtcgtagcatacattttctgactgattcattcaaaaatatatcaaaatagcatcatccatcgctgagttaaattttattttgtaaaatggatcaagactgaaacattaagacatcaaacttaaaattttgcagaacacgtatagaaaataaagtcgaatttagttcccgaccataggtcgtagcatacattttttgactgattcaatcaaaaatatatcaaaatagcatcatccatcgctgagttaaattttattttgtaaaatggatcaagactgaaacattaagacatcaaacttaaaattttgcagtacacgtatagaaaataaagtcgaatttagttcccgagcataggtcgtagcatacattttctgactgattcaatcaaaaatatatcaaaatagcatcatccatcgctgagttaaattttattttgtaaaatggatcaagaccgaaacattaagacatcaaacttaaaattttgcagtacacgtatagaaaataaagtcgaatttagttcccgaccataggtcgtagcatccATTTTCTGACAGATtccatcaaaaatatatcaaaatagcatcatccatcgctgagttaaattttattttgtaaaatggatcaacaCGGGATATTATGTCGTGTATATTAAAGgaacaataaaatcgataTGTCGAAGGTAactatttaatgaaataaactgTACTTTTGCAGCTCCGCgcttttatttcaaataagtGATCGGCCgtttaaagtttgaaaaaagagcCACTGATATGACCGATATGACTGACATGAACAACTAAACATCAGCTGATGattgattattatttatttacgttcTACGTGTTTCgtagtaaaaacaaaaagctAAATTATCTGTAACATGAAACGGGTCTGTATTTAATGAACGTTTGCAATTCCCGTGTATTCGCTATGTTCGGACGATTGAACGAAGTTCTACAATCGGCAGTCGATGTGGTTGGTTaatcaatgtaaaataattgttCGTGTAGCGCATTGAAgatcatttttctttcttccacAGCTGGCCCCACCTCCGTCACCCTTTGACGATTTTGAATACCACTGGAAGCAGGTTAAGAATTTTTACGCAACAAAGAGGACCCATGAAATTCATGTCAATGATACCAACGTTCCCGTAAGTTGTTTTTAACTGGCAGGAAGCATTATACTTTTACCTATCGCGAGCGGATTCTTCCGCTCTTCCGAAATAAGCCTTATTTAATggaatcaaaaacaaaattcaaaattaggTTCACTTGGAGCAGATGCTCGATATCATCACAAATGAACAGAATGAAAAACTAGAAGATGAGTGGGAATGTCTAAAATTTGTACTGACTCGTAGACCTTTAGACCTGTTAGTTGAATTTGCTGTAACGGAAACACCACCAGGTAAAATTCAGATTTTCGTGAATAGGAAGACAACGAATGTCGAATGTGTTGTGTGTGGTAATTCCAGGTGCAACTGGATGCGTTCTAAATTGGGTTCGTCGATTCTTAAAACTTCCAAATCCGCACCTAGCCGATGACAGTGTATGCCAACCAGTAATTGTGAGTTAATCGATCGATTATTGCTTTCCAATTAATACAATTTTCACTCAAACATAATTCAGAAACTGATTCAAGTGTGTAATGGCCACAGAGCATCACCATACGAACACGAAGAGATTTTATTCCTGTCCACAGTGTCTGGTTTGGTTCGACAAAATCCTTATTTGATCAATTTATTCATACCGGCCCATCGCTATGACTATcttaaaaatgtcaatcgACGACCGAATACGGTTCCAGTGAAAAATCCATTGTTCGACTACAGTAAAGTTGAAGCGAGCATACGTCGCATATCGATTGTTGTAGACAACGATGCGGATGCCCAAGTTGGTTCGTCAAGTGTGGAAGCAATTGACCCGGAGCCGGATTGTGATAAAAATAGTTCTGAGAATGGTGAAGGTGTACCGAGCGAAACGTGTGATTGCGATGATGAGGATAGATTTCAGCTGCTAGATACAATTACAACATATTTGCAAAGTGCAGTAAGCACAGACAGCAACGACTCACGAATCATTtatgaatcaaattttttttgtttctctgtAGGACAGCATAGTTGTGGTGCGGTCTTGTGAAGGTGCGATGATTCTTACATCGCTTCCATCGATAAATAATGGAACGTGTTTGGCTATCAAATCGAGTCTGAATGCTTTTAGTGTCAAAATTTCCGAACGTAAAAACGGCCACTCTAAGAAGCTAATTAGGATGTACGCACCAGCATCCAGGCGTGTGTCAGCACCAGCAGCAGTCAGACACCTActgttctttcattgatttactttgttatgaatgaatgaatgaagaaATGGTGCCCGACTACTGGTACATGTCCGGAGGCTGGTGCCGCCACCCTATTTATTTACttgtacaacaacaacaacaacaacaacaaaaaacattttcaggcCTGTCATTCCTATGCCGTCAAATTCCTGAAGATATGGACACCGGTGAAATCGAGGACAGTGTGGTTTCTTGGGGCCTGAATCCTCGTGATGGCAACGCGTCACAATTCATCGGGGTCAAACAACTGACTGAATTCTTATGTTGGCTCGATTATGCTAATTGTTTGTCGAACGAATGTGTTGAATTGTCCACATATTTGTGTCCCAATTTACGTGCACATCTGTTCGAAGACGTTCTGGAACCGTCGCTCCTGGACAGCAATGCGTTCTTTATGTTGGTGCTGTCGTCGAAAATAATTCGACAAATCGATTCCAAGCAGTTTTCGGATGGTAAATATGTGATTTTCGGGCAATATTATCTGTGATTGTGTTTAACCGTAATAATCGATCCATTAGAATTGGCCATTTGGTTGATTGGCACGGAGGAAGACTGTATGGGCGATGGGTTATTGActattttaatcgaaaatgcacaagaaaattcaaatattcttcTACCCACATTACAGTTCATTGAGGTGAGTTCTTTCCGGAGAATAGACGGATTGGCGTTATTGGCCGTGAAACTAACCGAAAACCTATCAAATATTTCAGTCCTTGTTGGACAATGCTAACGAACGCATTTTGAATGGAATGATTTTTCGCTATTTGACCGGTCGCGGCTATTACGATCAAAGCAGTGAAAATCAACCGATACAAACGTGGTCAGATGAGGAGGAGGAGCGAGGAAGACTAGACGGTGACGTGGAAGGACTTAAAAAATCTAGAACGCTTGCTCCgagcaatattttgaaaatcattaaTTAGTAAGTTGACTAAGGTCACAAAGGAGAAactgtgaaaaaaaaagtaaaatttaaaatcggaAGTGGGAACGAATCTCAATGTGAAAAAGGAACTGTCTGAATTAATTACTGGCCCTAACGAAATCTTTTCTTACCTAGTTTTCTGTTGCTATTACCGAGGCAAATAATGAGCGAGGGCGTTGGCACCTGTTATGAAGAATATGTTCAGGATGCGAACAGACACTATCAGAATTGGATACTAAAAACAGTTGATTACAATTGGCCGACAGAAGCAAAGTGTCCGAGTGCGAGTAAAGCGAATTCTACAACCGATCTAAACCGTAAGTATGGTGAGGGGACACAGGACATTTCTACCATGTGATTATCGGCTCGAGCGATAAAATCGTCCGGAAGAcgaaaatatgcagttcaGGGCAATATTACAATTTATTCATCAGATTGATTCATCATATCGCCTTCTGGGTGATATTATCGCATTCTGTGTGATATTATCGATCGCATTCCGTTTGATATTATCGCCTTCTGGGTGATATAATCGCCTTCTGGATGATTTTATCGCCTTCTGGGTGATATTTCACCTACTGGGTGATGATCGTACATTGTTTCGGGCGATAATATTGCCCAGAAGCTGAAGTTACCCAGAAGGTGATAACATCGTCCACAAAATTTTGTCCAGGGTGATAATGTTATCATCTAGAGATGAAATTATCGTTTTATGGGCAATATTATCATCTTCTAGGCGATAAAGATCGCTTTTTCGACCAATAATATCATCTCTGAGGGATAATATTGCTCAGAACTGTATTTTTTCGTCTTCCGATCGATTTTATCGCTCGAGCCGATAATCACGATATGTCACGTCTTCGAGCGTGAAATACATAACAACTGTTACTTGctttttttaatgttatgtCAGGCTCGATTATTTCATCCAATAATAGcgtgcgatttttttttcttatttcattGCGAgcgacaaaattttattttcacacgCTACAGCCACCATTCAATAATCATAGTCCAGACGCTTGTGTCATCCTGTGGGATTCGaagttttaagattttttgtgaattgaaacaaattaacTCTCCagataaatataatttttttaattgctgCTATTGATGTATCTAAGTTGATATCTAAGGTTTCCAGAAGTTCTCTGTTTAAtttgcgtcgcaaagtggcagatgttcaggaacagacctgcaagaaaatttatctgccactttgcgacgcagatttttttggtaaaattttggttgtttccagtcaaattttttttgctaaaaattatttggcagatgatgagaaaaactaagccagcttgtttgaactaaaattgggtgtaaaatttaatttttgcgtaacgaagctgaaagcgtcaactctagcgatatcattcattttagaaattgtacttcaaagactgcgtcacacttttctcgaagagatttttgttgggatatcagtcgttttagaagtgtagtcaacactgctttttataacagtttacagttttaattcaaaaatttgacgaaattcgaaaatttgacgaaattcgaaaatttgacgaaaatcgataatttgacgaaatttgaaaatttgacgaaattcgaaaatttgacgaaattcgaaaatctgacgaaatttgaaaatttgacttaatttgacgaaatttccACCATCCAtccatatctccaaaaccccaattgacccacccatttccaactttcgacatttttcacatatgcccctctgttctactcgtaaaactctgagactttgccaaAGACGAATGTATGCCAttccggtattttttcgcacacgacgtcttgtcaaCCTCGGCCTCGCATCGGGTCAACAATCGACATCtggtgcgaaaaaataccttggtagataaataactattaacaTTGTTTCGCATATTTTTAGCATCATACGGTCAACCGGGTCCATCATGCCagatcaacaacaaaaaagaattgcaCTGCAACGACAGTGGGATATCGGAAGGAAATTTCTACGAAGGCCCATTGCTGCGCTTATTATTTTCGCATGTCCGTAACATGTCTTCGTACGCATACGAACTGAATCTGGCTGTGGTCGCTATTTTATCCAAATTGGCTTTTCTGCCGCATCCCTACCTGCATGAGATTTTACTGAATCCAGAATTGCCGATAGCCAAGGGAACAAATACCTTATGGTCCAGTATGCAGTTCTTAGCGAGACAACTGTTGCTGGAGGTGCCGCGAGTAGAGGGATTCCAGAGAAAAATTGCCGAAACGGGAAAAAATCTGTTAATAAATCCGCCAATGATGAGGTAAGCGGTGGTTTTTAACGACGCTTTTCTGTTGCCCTCAGAGacatgataacagatggcgttgctgtCGTTGTAcggccatctgttatcatttctccaGTTGCCCTTGCTAACAACTATGAATAACAAAATTACAGCGAAACCACAGGCGATAACGATCCGTTGTTTGAAGCACTGGTTGTGCTGGAAGAGTTTTGTAAAGAGCTGGCGGCTATTGCCTTCGTCAAATACCATCACGGAACGGTCAAATAATTGTCTTCAATAGTTTTACTTCAATACTGCGTGGAGTCCGCGGGGTACTCTGGAAGAACGATGCATTTTAAGGGCCACTCGATTTGTAAGTCACCTCTTCGGACAACGATAATgcaatttaaatgtaaataatagAGTTAAGATGACCGTGGTGACGTTATGTGAATAATTAAgttcatttttttccgtttccaCTGCTCCATTCCCTTTTGTTAGCTTAAATAAGTTTGCAAATTTGGCTGCTTTTGGAAAGATTCGTCTAGTCGAAATgtgtaattttaaaatcaataaaacttTAACTGAATGAATGAATACATTTGTGGCTGTACAGTTCTAttgtttcaacaatttttcgattCTTCCGGAAATATCCAAAGGACTGGTAGTCGGCGCAAATCTATCCACCGGTTGTCCATCTTtatcaatcaaaaatttcgtaaaattccaCTTGATCGAATTACCAAATGTGCCACTTTGTTTATGCTTAAGATATTTGAACAATGGCTCCGCATCGTCACCGTTCACTTTTACCTTTTTCATGACCTCACCAACGTCCGCTTTGGCATTATTCAAGTGACAGACCTGCGACGATCGACAATTTAAGGTAACTAAATATTAAAGTGCTCGTCATGTTATGCATACCATTTCATCACCATCACTCTCTGGCGACTGGGATCCGAACTGGTTGCACGGAAATGAAAGGATCCGAAGTCctgaagaaaattaattgatttctaATTTTCTGATACACGATGGAACATCCATCTCACCAGAAACAGACGCGAGAACAGATTTGAAATAAGTGGCCTACTCGGCGCAGTCAGAATTTTTCTGATAAATTTAGTTTCTTTATGTTGGTATAATACCACTACGAGGACCAAAATAAGAGGCCTGCCTGTTTATAGTTCGTTGGGTAATCGGGTTAGGCAACGCGTTCCAATAACAGGCACAGATTTCTTTAACTGTTATTTGGcctcttattttgtatggaacgtcCGTAACACAGTGACCTATACCAGcataaaaaactgaattttagtTGATAATTTTGGACGACTGCGTCGTGGGGGCCTCTTATTCAAATTATGTTTTCGTGCCttttcttggagtgcgttggatTAGatgatttccattttttttaatgtaccgGCATCATTGTACTTTTTATTGAGTTCCGTAAGCTTTGCGTAATTTGACTTAGTTAGGCCACATTGAGACGCAATATTTACCACCAACACAACATTTCCTTTAAATTGGCTTAAATTAACTTCATTTCCGAAACTATCTTGTACACTAAAGTCGTAAATGGATGAAGCTTTTTTATAGTCCGCTGCTGCCATTCCTGACTAATGTTTGGCTCACACAATAACGAACAAATTACGACTTCTATCTCATAAATACTGTGACCTTTTAACGAACGTGATCGCTTAGCTTTGGAACAACATTTATTATCTAAAACAAATTATCGCAAATCATTGCCTAATGTGATACCATATCGGGGGCTGTTCGAAAGAAACACGTCAGCCTTTTTACCGATTTGGAAATATGACTGATGAAACTATGCTCAATTGTCttctaatttcttaaaagcAAAGGACCCTTTGCata is from Bradysia coprophila strain Holo2 unplaced genomic scaffold, BU_Bcop_v1 contig_396, whole genome shotgun sequence and encodes:
- the LOC119082197 gene encoding protein FAM160B1-like; translation: MNVCNSRVFAMFGRLNEVLQSAVDVLAPPPSPFDDFEYHWKQVKNFYATKRTHEIHVNDTNVPVHLEQMLDIITNEQNEKLEDEWECLKFVLTRRPLDLLVEFAVTETPPGATGCVLNWVRRFLKLPNPHLADDSVCQPVIKLIQVCNGHRASPYEHEEILFLSTVSGLVRQNPYLINLFIPAHRYDYLKNVNRRPNTVPVKNPLFDYSKVEASIRRISIVVDNDADAQVGSSSVEAIDPEPDCDKNSSENGEGVPSETCDCDDEDRFQLLDTITTYLQSADSIVVVRSCEGAMILTSLPSINNGTCLAIKSSLNAFSVKISERLSFLCRQIPEDMDTGEIEDSVVSWGLNPRDGNASQFIGVKQLTEFLCWLDYANCLSNECVELSTYLCPNLRAHLFEDVLEPSLLDSNAFFMLVLSSKIIRQIDSKQFSDELAIWLIGTEEDCMGDGLLTILIENAQENSNILLPTLQFIESLLDNANERILNGMIFRYLTGRGYYDQSSENQPIQTWSDEEEERGRLDGDVEGLKKSRTLAPSNILKIINYFLLLLPRQIMSEGVGTCYEEYVQDANRHYQNWILKTVDYNWPTEAKCPSASKANSTTDLNPSYGQPGPSCQINNKKELHCNDSGISEGNFYEGPLLRLLFSHVRNMSSYAYELNLAVVAILSKLAFLPHPYLHEILLNPELPIAKGTNTLWSSMQFLARQLLLEVPRVEGFQRKIAETGKNLLINPPMMSETTGDNDPLFEALVVLEEFCKELAAIAFVKYHHGTVK
- the LOC119082199 gene encoding probable phospholipid hydroperoxide glutathione peroxidase, which translates into the protein MAAADYKKASSIYDFSVQDSFGNEVNLSQFKGNVVLVVNIASQCGLTKSNYAKLTELNKKYNDAGLRILSFPCNQFGSQSPESDGDEMVCHLNNAKADVGEVMKKVKVNGDDAEPLFKYLKHKQSGTFGNSIKWNFTKFLIDKDGQPVDRFAPTTSPLDISGRIEKLLKQ